The Kosakonia sacchari SP1 genome includes a window with the following:
- a CDS encoding DUF883 domain-containing protein codes for MFNRPNRRDVDEGVEDINHDVNQLADSLEAVLKSWGSDAKDEAESARRKAQALLKETRARMHGRSRVQQAARDAVGCADTFVKDKPWCSVGAAAAVGIFLGALLSLRR; via the coding sequence ATGTTTAACAGACCGAATCGCCGTGACGTAGATGAAGGTGTTGAGGATATTAACCACGATGTTAACCAGCTCGCTGATAGCCTCGAAGCCGTGCTGAAATCCTGGGGGAGCGACGCGAAAGACGAAGCGGAAAGCGCCCGCCGTAAAGCACAGGCCTTACTGAAAGAGACCCGCGCACGCATGCATGGTCGCAGCCGTGTGCAACAAGCGGCGAGAGATGCCGTGGGTTGTGCCGATACGTTTGTGAAAGACAAACCCTGGTGCAGCGTTGGCGCCGCCGCCGCGGTCGGTATTTTTCTTGGCGCGCTGCTGAGCTTGCGCCGCTAA
- the nrdI gene encoding class Ib ribonucleoside-diphosphate reductase assembly flavoprotein NrdI: MSTLVYFSSSSENTQRFIARLGLPAVRIPLNERERIQVGEPYILVVPSYGGGGTAGAVPRQVIRFLNDPHNRALIRGVIASGNRNFGEAFGRAGDVISQKCAVPYLYRFELMGTQQDIDNVRKGVSEFWLRQPQSA, from the coding sequence ATGAGCACCCTCGTCTACTTCTCCAGCAGCTCGGAAAACACGCAGCGTTTTATCGCGCGTCTCGGGCTGCCGGCGGTGCGCATTCCGCTTAATGAGCGCGAACGCATCCAGGTAGGCGAACCCTATATCCTGGTGGTGCCCAGTTATGGCGGCGGCGGTACGGCAGGCGCGGTTCCCCGCCAGGTAATCCGTTTTTTAAACGATCCGCACAACCGCGCATTGATTCGCGGCGTGATCGCCTCCGGCAACCGTAATTTCGGTGAAGCCTTTGGCCGCGCAGGCGATGTGATATCGCAAAAATGCGCCGTGCCGTATCTGTATCGTTTTGAGTTGATGGGCACTCAACAGGACATCGACAACGTGCGTAAAGGAGTGAGCGAATTTTGGCTACGACAACCGCAGAGCGCGTGA
- the nrdH gene encoding glutaredoxin-like protein NrdH: MRITIYTRNDCVQCHATKRAMESRGLAFEMVNVDHVPQAADELRAMGFRQLPVVVAGETTWSGFRPDMINRLHAAPSVASA, from the coding sequence ATGCGCATTACCATTTACACTCGAAATGATTGTGTTCAGTGCCACGCCACCAAACGCGCGATGGAAAGCCGTGGCCTGGCGTTCGAAATGGTGAACGTTGACCACGTGCCGCAAGCGGCCGATGAGCTGCGTGCGATGGGCTTTCGTCAGTTACCGGTGGTTGTCGCCGGGGAAACAACATGGTCTGGTTTCCGCCCGGATATGATTAACCGCTTACATGCCGCCCCGAGCGTCGCCAGCGCATGA
- a CDS encoding DUF2002 family protein, with product MYLRPDEVARVLEKVGFTMDVATPKTYGYRRGENYVYVNREARMGRTALVIHPTLKERSSSLAEPASDIKLCDHYQNFPLYFGGDAQEHYGIPHGFSSRVALEKFITGLFGEAH from the coding sequence ATGTATTTAAGACCCGATGAAGTGGCGCGCGTGCTGGAAAAAGTGGGATTCACCATGGATGTGGCCACGCCGAAAACCTATGGTTATCGCCGTGGCGAAAATTATGTGTATGTTAACCGCGAAGCGCGTATGGGACGCACGGCGCTGGTGATTCACCCCACGTTGAAAGAACGCAGTTCGTCGCTCGCGGAACCCGCCTCGGACATCAAACTGTGCGATCACTACCAGAATTTCCCGCTCTACTTCGGCGGCGATGCGCAGGAGCATTACGGCATTCCGCACGGCTTTAGCTCGCGCGTGGCGCTGGAAAAATTTATTACGGGATTATTTGGCGAA